A single region of the Pyrodictium occultum genome encodes:
- a CDS encoding glycosyltransferase family 4 protein, producing the protein MNSSGVRIGVYFDRYEPAWEVKDPGQIVLGLNDLGVEAELITVEKPSLRGYQQIPLRFVQAGEASRPEYWRSTPYDVVIIYTWLGRPYLPIIAALKKAGKKVIVKGDIDGRLCYPAFPRSVYRTRKVGKLLRHMPGPLRALAEKTIARLRTLPRRIIPHLEAADALVLESPQAKANLAYILVYWGRPDLTGKIHFIPNPVADDIARAPIPARKKRKIVAVGRWHDVAKNTGTLARVLCSFARAMPDYEAAVIGPGEETVRRYMAEACRGDPAPSISVLGRVPHGELVRHLGEARILFMPSNWESFGIAAAEAVSMGCSIVGTPIESLMYLTGGGFSGTLAPDFSEKALLAALLTDVQRWEAGEYDPGEIASFWRSRLNRRTVARSYLELAARLLEEGGRQRHA; encoded by the coding sequence TTGAATAGTAGCGGCGTGAGGATAGGTGTGTACTTCGACCGGTACGAGCCCGCCTGGGAGGTCAAGGACCCTGGGCAGATAGTGCTGGGGCTGAACGACCTGGGCGTGGAGGCAGAGCTGATAACGGTGGAGAAGCCTAGCCTCAGGGGCTACCAGCAGATCCCGCTCAGGTTCGTGCAGGCGGGGGAGGCGTCCCGGCCAGAGTACTGGCGCAGCACACCCTACGACGTAGTCATCATCTACACGTGGCTTGGAAGACCCTACCTGCCCATAATAGCCGCGCTGAAGAAGGCCGGGAAGAAGGTCATAGTGAAGGGGGATATAGACGGCAGGCTATGCTACCCCGCGTTCCCCAGGAGCGTTTACCGCACCAGGAAGGTCGGCAAGCTGCTGAGGCACATGCCCGGCCCGCTGAGAGCACTGGCCGAGAAGACCATAGCTAGGCTGAGGACGCTCCCCAGAAGAATAATACCGCACCTGGAGGCCGCCGACGCCCTGGTCCTCGAGTCCCCGCAGGCCAAGGCCAACCTGGCGTACATCCTAGTGTACTGGGGCAGGCCGGACCTAACCGGGAAGATCCACTTCATACCCAACCCCGTGGCAGATGATATAGCGAGGGCCCCTATACCGGCGAGGAAGAAGAGGAAGATAGTGGCTGTCGGCAGATGGCATGACGTGGCGAAGAACACCGGCACCCTGGCCCGGGTGCTCTGCAGCTTCGCCAGGGCCATGCCGGACTACGAGGCCGCGGTGATAGGGCCCGGGGAGGAGACGGTCAGGAGGTACATGGCGGAGGCCTGCAGAGGGGACCCCGCCCCCTCCATCAGTGTTCTCGGCCGGGTCCCACACGGCGAGCTGGTCAGGCACCTGGGCGAGGCCAGGATACTCTTCATGCCCTCCAACTGGGAGAGCTTCGGCATAGCCGCCGCGGAGGCGGTGTCGATGGGCTGCAGCATAGTGGGGACCCCCATCGAGAGCCTCATGTACCTAACCGGGGGAGGCTTCTCCGGGACCCTAGCCCCCGACTTCAGCGAGAAGGCCCTCCTCGCCGCCCTGCTGACAGATGTCCAGCGCTGGGAGGCCGGGGAGTACGACCCAGGCGAGATAGCCTCCTTCTGGCGCAGCA